The following coding sequences lie in one Glycine soja cultivar W05 chromosome 16, ASM419377v2, whole genome shotgun sequence genomic window:
- the LOC114390734 gene encoding CCR4-NOT transcription complex subunit 3-like isoform X2, translating into MGASRKLQGEIDRVLKKVQEGVEVFDSIWNKVYDTDNANQKEKFEADLKKEIKKLQRYRDQIKTWIQSSEIKDKKVSASYEQALVDARKLIEREMERFKICEKETKTKAFSKEGLGQQPKTDPKEKAKSETRDWLNNVVGELESQIDSFEAELEGLSVKKGKTRPPRLTHLETSITRHKAHIKKCEFILRLLDNDELSPEEVNDVKDFLDDYVERNQDDFDEFDDVDELYSSLPLDKVETLEDLVTIPPGLSKVAPSLSLKNTLTVSASQSASASQTSEQADDTESQDSNSDIVAKTPPPKSGGISSATSTPVGNHATPVSVNISGHNLSGAPVAALPSSNSVRNVLENTNVTNSSSVNQSTSTKEEDINSFPSRRPSPSLSDATLLRDRNSLSNQATASVPLGSGNMVSSNVALGSVSSASEIAKRNIMGADDRLGSSGMVQPLVSPLSNRLILPQAAKANDGIVSVDSSTVNEAAAGRVFSPSGVPGMQWRPGSPFQNQNDAGQLRGRTEIAPDQREKFLQKYQQVQQGHSTLLNMPSLVGGNHKQFSAQQQNPLLQQFNSHGSSVSSQSGIGLGVQSTSLGGISSASLQQPPNPVHSPSSQQPLMPDVGNSKIEEQQQHQNFPDDSTIESIASTGIGKNLINEDDSKSAYTVDSPAAVSASLPESAQTSRDIDLSPGQPLQSNQLTGNLGVIGRRNGAEHGAIGDNFSGSNVSSGGVRDQLYNLQMLEAAHFKIPLPKDSERPRTYTPKHPAITPPSYPQVQAPIVNNPAFWERVGLEPFGTDTLFFAFYYQQNTYQQYLAAKELKKQSWRYHRKYNTWFQRHEEPKVATDEYEQGTYVYFDFHIANDDMQHGWCQRIKTEFTFEYNYLEDDLLV; encoded by the exons ATGGGTGCGAGTAGAAAACTCCAGGGAGAGATAGATCGCGTTCTCAAGAAGGTTCAGGAAGGCGTTGAAGTCTTCGATAGCATCTGGAACAAG GTTTACGACACTGACAATGCTAACCAGAAGGAGAAATTTGAAGCGGACCTCAAGAAGGAGATTAAGAAGCTCCAGAGGTACAGAGACCAAATTAAGACTTGGATTCAGTCCAGTGAGATCAAAGACAAAAAG GTTAGTGCCTCATATGAGCAGGCTTTGGTGGATGCACGCAAGCTAATTGAGCGGGAAATGGAAAGATTTAAGATATGTGAGAAGGAAACTAAGACCAAAGCATTCTCCAAAGAAGGCTTGGGTCAACAGCCTAAGACT GATCCAAAAGAGAAGGCTAAATCAGAGACAAGGGATTGGTTAAACAATGTG GTTGGAGAGTTAGAATCCCAAATTGATAGCTTTGAAGCAGAGCTTGAAGGGCTTTCTGTTAAGAAAGGAAAGACCAGGCCACCCAGATTG ACACATCTAGAGACATCAATTACTCGGCACAAGgctcatataaaaaaatgtgaattcaTTTTGAGGCTACTAGATAATGATGAATTAAGTCCTGAGGAGGTTAATGATGTCAAAGATTTCTTGGATGACTATGTTGAGCGTAATCAG GATGATTTTGATGAATTTGATGACGTTGATGAACTATACAGTTCATTACCTTTAGATAAGGTGGAGACTCTAGAAGATCTTGTTACAATTCCCCCTGGTCTTTCTAAG GTGGCACCTAGTCTTAGCTTGAAGAATACTTTGACAGTATCAGCATCACAATCAGCATCTGCATCGCAAACATCt GAGCAAGCTGATGACACAGAGTCCCAGGATAGCAATTCTGACATTGTTGCCAAAACTCCACCTCCTAAAAGTGGGGGAATTAGTTCTGCTACTTCAACTCCTGTTGGCAACCATGCAACTCCTGTTTCCGTGAATATTTCTGGTCATAACTTGTCTGGTGCACCTGTTGCAGCCCTACCTAGTTCAAATTCTGTGCGGAATGTCTTAGAGAATACTAATGTTACCAATTCATCATCTGTAAATCAGTCTACCTCTACAAAGGAAGAAGATATTAATAGCTTCCCTAGCCGGAGACCGTCTCCATCACTTTCTGATGCAACACTTTTGAGGGACAGAAACAGCCTATCAAATCAAGCAACAGCCAGCGTTCCTCTTGGTTCTGGAAACATGGTTTCTAGCAATGTGGCCCTTGGATCAGTCTCTTCAGCCTCTGAAATAGCTAAAAGGAACATAATGGGAGCTGATGATAGACTTGGAAGTAGTGGGATGGTGCAGCCTCTTGTATCCCCGCTAAGTAATAGATTGATCTTGCCTCAGGCTGCAAAGGCTAATGATGGAATTGTTTCAGTTGACTCTAGTACTGTTAATGAAGCCGCAGCCGGGAGAGTTTTCTCCCCTTCTGGGGTTCCTGGCATGCAATGGAGACCTGGAAGTCCCTTTCAGAATCAGAATGATGCA GGCCAGCTTCGTGGAAGAACTGAAATAGCTCCTGATCAAAGGGAAAAGTTTTTGCAGAAGTATCAGCAAGTGCAACAAGGGCATAGTACCCTTCTTAATATGCCTTCTCTTGTTGGGGGAAACCATAAGCAGTTTTCTGCCCAGCAGCAAAATCCCCTTTTGCAGCAG TTTAACTCTCATGGCTCATCTGTTTCTTCTCAATCTGGTATTGGACTTGGGGTCCAGTCCACAAGTCTTGGTGGTATTTCTTCTGCTTCACTACAGCAGCCACCCAATCCTGTCCATTCCCCCTCTAGTCAACAGCCATTGATGCCAG ATGTTGGCAATTCTAAGATTGAAGAACAGCAGCAGCATCAGAATTTCCCTGATGATTCAACAATAGAATCTATTGCTAGCACTGGGATTGGCAAGAATCTCATAAATGAAGATGATTCAAAATCAGCATATACTGTAGATTCTCCT GCAGCAGTGTCTGCCTCTCTTCCAGAATCTGCTCAAACTTCCAGGGATATTGATTTGTCTCCTGGCCAACCATTACAATCTAATCAACTAACTGGCAACCTTGGTGTCATTGGAAGAAGAAATGGTGCTGAGCATGGAGCCATTGGTGATAATTTTAGTGGGTCGAATGTTAGTTCTGGTGGAGTGCGTGATCAATTATATAATTTGCAAATGCTTGAGGCAGCCCACTTCAAAATTCCACTACCCAAAGACTCGGAACGTCCCAGGACTTACACTCCT AAGCACCCAGCAATTACACCTCCCAGCTATCCTCAAGTACAGGCACCTATTGTTAATAATCCTGCTTTTTGGGAGAGGGTTGGTCTTGAACCATTTGGTACTGATACTCTGTTCTTTGCATTTTATTATCAACAG AATACTTACCAACAATATTTGGCTGCAAAGGAGTTAAAGAAGCAGTCTTGGAGATACCACCGAAAGTATAACACATGGTTTCAGCGGCATGAAGAGCCCAAAGTTGCAACCGATGAATATGAGCAGGGAACTTATGTGTACTTTGATTTCCATATTGCAAATGATGACATGCAACATGGATG GTGTCAAAGAATCAAGACTGAATTCACTTTTGAGTATAATTATCTTGAAGATGATCTTCTTGTATAG
- the LOC114390734 gene encoding CCR4-NOT transcription complex subunit 3-like isoform X1 yields MGASRKLQGEIDRVLKKVQEGVEVFDSIWNKVYDTDNANQKEKFEADLKKEIKKLQRYRDQIKTWIQSSEIKDKKVSASYEQALVDARKLIEREMERFKICEKETKTKAFSKEGLGQQPKTDPKEKAKSETRDWLNNVVGELESQIDSFEAELEGLSVKKGKTRPPRLTHLETSITRHKAHIKKCEFILRLLDNDELSPEEVNDVKDFLDDYVERNQDDFDEFDDVDELYSSLPLDKVETLEDLVTIPPGLSKVAPSLSLKNTLTVSASQSASASQTSDTSVQEQADDTESQDSNSDIVAKTPPPKSGGISSATSTPVGNHATPVSVNISGHNLSGAPVAALPSSNSVRNVLENTNVTNSSSVNQSTSTKEEDINSFPSRRPSPSLSDATLLRDRNSLSNQATASVPLGSGNMVSSNVALGSVSSASEIAKRNIMGADDRLGSSGMVQPLVSPLSNRLILPQAAKANDGIVSVDSSTVNEAAAGRVFSPSGVPGMQWRPGSPFQNQNDAGQLRGRTEIAPDQREKFLQKYQQVQQGHSTLLNMPSLVGGNHKQFSAQQQNPLLQQFNSHGSSVSSQSGIGLGVQSTSLGGISSASLQQPPNPVHSPSSQQPLMPDVGNSKIEEQQQHQNFPDDSTIESIASTGIGKNLINEDDSKSAYTVDSPAAVSASLPESAQTSRDIDLSPGQPLQSNQLTGNLGVIGRRNGAEHGAIGDNFSGSNVSSGGVRDQLYNLQMLEAAHFKIPLPKDSERPRTYTPKHPAITPPSYPQVQAPIVNNPAFWERVGLEPFGTDTLFFAFYYQQNTYQQYLAAKELKKQSWRYHRKYNTWFQRHEEPKVATDEYEQGTYVYFDFHIANDDMQHGWCQRIKTEFTFEYNYLEDDLLV; encoded by the exons ATGGGTGCGAGTAGAAAACTCCAGGGAGAGATAGATCGCGTTCTCAAGAAGGTTCAGGAAGGCGTTGAAGTCTTCGATAGCATCTGGAACAAG GTTTACGACACTGACAATGCTAACCAGAAGGAGAAATTTGAAGCGGACCTCAAGAAGGAGATTAAGAAGCTCCAGAGGTACAGAGACCAAATTAAGACTTGGATTCAGTCCAGTGAGATCAAAGACAAAAAG GTTAGTGCCTCATATGAGCAGGCTTTGGTGGATGCACGCAAGCTAATTGAGCGGGAAATGGAAAGATTTAAGATATGTGAGAAGGAAACTAAGACCAAAGCATTCTCCAAAGAAGGCTTGGGTCAACAGCCTAAGACT GATCCAAAAGAGAAGGCTAAATCAGAGACAAGGGATTGGTTAAACAATGTG GTTGGAGAGTTAGAATCCCAAATTGATAGCTTTGAAGCAGAGCTTGAAGGGCTTTCTGTTAAGAAAGGAAAGACCAGGCCACCCAGATTG ACACATCTAGAGACATCAATTACTCGGCACAAGgctcatataaaaaaatgtgaattcaTTTTGAGGCTACTAGATAATGATGAATTAAGTCCTGAGGAGGTTAATGATGTCAAAGATTTCTTGGATGACTATGTTGAGCGTAATCAG GATGATTTTGATGAATTTGATGACGTTGATGAACTATACAGTTCATTACCTTTAGATAAGGTGGAGACTCTAGAAGATCTTGTTACAATTCCCCCTGGTCTTTCTAAG GTGGCACCTAGTCTTAGCTTGAAGAATACTTTGACAGTATCAGCATCACAATCAGCATCTGCATCGCAAACATCt GATACTTCTGTCCAGGAGCAAGCTGATGACACAGAGTCCCAGGATAGCAATTCTGACATTGTTGCCAAAACTCCACCTCCTAAAAGTGGGGGAATTAGTTCTGCTACTTCAACTCCTGTTGGCAACCATGCAACTCCTGTTTCCGTGAATATTTCTGGTCATAACTTGTCTGGTGCACCTGTTGCAGCCCTACCTAGTTCAAATTCTGTGCGGAATGTCTTAGAGAATACTAATGTTACCAATTCATCATCTGTAAATCAGTCTACCTCTACAAAGGAAGAAGATATTAATAGCTTCCCTAGCCGGAGACCGTCTCCATCACTTTCTGATGCAACACTTTTGAGGGACAGAAACAGCCTATCAAATCAAGCAACAGCCAGCGTTCCTCTTGGTTCTGGAAACATGGTTTCTAGCAATGTGGCCCTTGGATCAGTCTCTTCAGCCTCTGAAATAGCTAAAAGGAACATAATGGGAGCTGATGATAGACTTGGAAGTAGTGGGATGGTGCAGCCTCTTGTATCCCCGCTAAGTAATAGATTGATCTTGCCTCAGGCTGCAAAGGCTAATGATGGAATTGTTTCAGTTGACTCTAGTACTGTTAATGAAGCCGCAGCCGGGAGAGTTTTCTCCCCTTCTGGGGTTCCTGGCATGCAATGGAGACCTGGAAGTCCCTTTCAGAATCAGAATGATGCA GGCCAGCTTCGTGGAAGAACTGAAATAGCTCCTGATCAAAGGGAAAAGTTTTTGCAGAAGTATCAGCAAGTGCAACAAGGGCATAGTACCCTTCTTAATATGCCTTCTCTTGTTGGGGGAAACCATAAGCAGTTTTCTGCCCAGCAGCAAAATCCCCTTTTGCAGCAG TTTAACTCTCATGGCTCATCTGTTTCTTCTCAATCTGGTATTGGACTTGGGGTCCAGTCCACAAGTCTTGGTGGTATTTCTTCTGCTTCACTACAGCAGCCACCCAATCCTGTCCATTCCCCCTCTAGTCAACAGCCATTGATGCCAG ATGTTGGCAATTCTAAGATTGAAGAACAGCAGCAGCATCAGAATTTCCCTGATGATTCAACAATAGAATCTATTGCTAGCACTGGGATTGGCAAGAATCTCATAAATGAAGATGATTCAAAATCAGCATATACTGTAGATTCTCCT GCAGCAGTGTCTGCCTCTCTTCCAGAATCTGCTCAAACTTCCAGGGATATTGATTTGTCTCCTGGCCAACCATTACAATCTAATCAACTAACTGGCAACCTTGGTGTCATTGGAAGAAGAAATGGTGCTGAGCATGGAGCCATTGGTGATAATTTTAGTGGGTCGAATGTTAGTTCTGGTGGAGTGCGTGATCAATTATATAATTTGCAAATGCTTGAGGCAGCCCACTTCAAAATTCCACTACCCAAAGACTCGGAACGTCCCAGGACTTACACTCCT AAGCACCCAGCAATTACACCTCCCAGCTATCCTCAAGTACAGGCACCTATTGTTAATAATCCTGCTTTTTGGGAGAGGGTTGGTCTTGAACCATTTGGTACTGATACTCTGTTCTTTGCATTTTATTATCAACAG AATACTTACCAACAATATTTGGCTGCAAAGGAGTTAAAGAAGCAGTCTTGGAGATACCACCGAAAGTATAACACATGGTTTCAGCGGCATGAAGAGCCCAAAGTTGCAACCGATGAATATGAGCAGGGAACTTATGTGTACTTTGATTTCCATATTGCAAATGATGACATGCAACATGGATG GTGTCAAAGAATCAAGACTGAATTCACTTTTGAGTATAATTATCTTGAAGATGATCTTCTTGTATAG